A genomic window from Engraulis encrasicolus isolate BLACKSEA-1 chromosome 14, IST_EnEncr_1.0, whole genome shotgun sequence includes:
- the LOC134463332 gene encoding probable E3 ubiquitin-protein ligase MID2 produces MDAICKELRCPICRDIYTTPILELSCGHNFCKKCVQKALDAQCGFQRQYVCPVCSKVTKLHGKGIEGIKRNMFAENMVRSVTAEAHRLIEGLKGNDLCFKHLEREDLYCLADNQPICCNCKALGTHVGHDVVRIEDIYEDRKERFAKELESLVYTCGQNANLAVDVERNMQALDASKQFTQNFVKSVGDSLVMEIQTKVASLMERIDSEGRTMYKKMQEDLQVLHEPRKLCEEMIALVQQSKTAHGFLKKEAGLRARAEKLEKCPQLKPHYVSHGKYVEKLLSGVDVKSQKGKEKTLVQRASKTLKHWKSDVKGFDATAYRNLDVMLKNLYVESRPEEEDSDAVSWDFDSTDDDDEEHSKQAWV; encoded by the exons ATGGATGCCATTTGTAAGGAACTCCGCTGTCCCATATGCCGAGACATATACACTACACCTATTTTGGAGCTGTCCTGTGGCCACAACTTCTGCAAAAAATGTGTCCAAAAAGCTCTGGATGCTCAATGTGGTTTTCAACGACAGTATGTCTGCCCTGTGTGCAGCAAG GTGACAAAACTGCATGGCAAAGGAATTGAGGGCATTAAAAGAAACATGTTTGCTGAAAATATGGTGCGTAGTGTCACAGCAGAAGCTCACAGACTTATTGAAGGACTGAAAGGCAATGACCTGTGCTTCAAACATCTTGAACGGGAAGATCTG TATTGTCTTGCGGACAACCAACCAATCTGCTGCAACTGCAAGGCCCTTGGCACTCATGTTGGCCATGACGTTGTCAGGATAGAGGACATATATGAGGATAGAAAAGAGAGGTTCGCCAAAGAGCTGGAGAGTCTAGTCTACACATGTGGCCAGAATGCAAACCTTGCTGTG GACGTGGAACGCAATATGCAGGCTCTGGATGCCAGCAAACAGTTCACTCAAAACTTTGTGAAGAGTGTTGGAGATAGCCTGGTCATGGAAATCCAGACCAAAGTGGCTTCGCTCATGGAGCGCATCGATTCGGAGGGTCGCACAATGTACAAGAAGATGCAGGAGGACCTGCAGGTGTTACACGAGCCCCGAAAGCTGTGTGAGGAGATGATTGCGCTTGTTCAACAGAGCAAAACGGCCCACGGCTTTCTGAAAAAGGAGGCCGGCCTGAGGGCAAGAGCAGAGAAGCTGGAGAAGTGCCCTCAGTTAAAGCCACACTATGTTTCTCATGGCAAATACGTCGAAAAACTTTTGTCTGGCGTTGATGTGAAAAGTCAGAAGGGGAAGGAAAAGACTCTTGTACAGAGAGCAAGCAAGACCCTGAAACACTGGAAGTCTGACGTGAAAGGCTTTGATGCTACAGCTTACCGAAATCTAGATGTGATGCTGAAAAACCTCTATGTTGAGAGTCGGCCTGAGGAGGAGGACTCAGATGCTGTGAGTTGGGACTTTGAcagcactgatgatgatgatgaggagcacTCCAAACAGGCTTGGGTCTGA